GCCTCATGAAACTGGAAGAATCAACCAAAAAGCAGATCATCAGAAACGCCTCGTTGAGCCTGTTTCTGTATATCCTGCCTATCGCGCTCATGTTTGGCACGTTTGCCATTACCGGTCAGCGGCCATGGGAAAAGAAACAGCATCAGCATAAACAGGAAAACACAGTAAAAACTAAAACTTCAAACCAGCAAGACAATGATTGAGCAGATAAAACAAGTAATAGATAACCTTAACGGATACGGATTTTCCGTTTTGACGCTGGTATTAGGCGTACTCGAATTTTCATTCGGTTTATACAAAAAACGTTGGAATACCAATGAAAAATGGGTGGATATTGCCTGCTTTACCATACCTAAGCTGGTAGTAAGGCCTTTGGTAGCTTATTATAGCCTGTTGGCATTACCGGCTTTGTTACCAACCTTAAAAAACACGTTTGATTGGGTGCCGTTTTTATGGGGATGCGCCATCATTGCAGTGGCCGATGATTTGACCCAATACTGGTATCACCGCCTGCATCACCAGGTGCCATGGTTATGGCGTTTCCACCGTACGCACCACTCGGCATCGTACATGGGTATGGCTATGGCCAGCAGGCAAAATATCATTTACACGCTGTTCTTTTCGCAAACCTATTTAACCGCGGCTTTGGTTTATCTTGGTTTAGGTATCCCGGCGCTGGTTGTAAAAGGTATTAAGGGCACTATTACCACGCTGGCGCATTCAAGCATCCCCTGGGATAAACCTTTTTACCAGTATAAAATACTACATCCGCTGGCCTGGATTTTGGAGCGTACCATATCAACCCCGGCAACGCACCATGCGCACCACGCTGCCACTACCGATGATGGTGTAGGCTATTACAAAGGCAATTTTGGTAATATGTTTTTTTGGTGGGATATCATTTTTGGTACGGCACACATTTCACGCCAATACCCTAAAGCTTATGGGATCTCGCACTACGAGGGCGATCAATGGTATGCGCAACTGGCCTGGCCGCTGTTTAAATCGAAAGTTGAAGGCAGCGAATTGGCGGCAGACGGCCCGATGGTAAGGGATGATGTGCCTTTGCAGCCTCACCAGTTATACCGTCCTGACCCTTTAGTTAAAATCGAAGAAGAGCCGGTTGACGCGCAGTTTGAATTACAACCTGTAAAAGCGTAATGAAAAATATAGTACTAATACTGTTTGGGGCGATGTTTTTAGCTGCGTGCGGGCAGCATGAAAAACCGGTAACCGTTGCGGCTATTGCCCAGGTTCCGGGCAGCAAAAAGAAGGTTTGCTGCGAATCGAATTTGCCCAACAGGTTTAAAACAGCAGGGCTGAGCGGTGCGGCGCTTACCCTGCCTGATACTGGCAGCACCCATGCCAACCATGCGGGGATGGTATGGGTACCCGCCGGCACTTTCAGGATGGGGGCCGATAACCAACAGGCCGAGCCTGACGAATACCCCAAGCACGATGTCAGCGTTGATGGCTTCTGGATAGATAAAACCGAAGTGACCAACGCCGAGTTTGCCAAATTTATAAAAGCCACAGGCTATGTAACCACAGCCGAACGCAAGCCCGATTGGAACGAACTGAAAAAGCAAATGCCTCCAGGCACGGAAAAACCTGCGGATAGTTTGCTGGTACCGGCCTCACTGGTATTTGTACCCGCCGATCACCCGGTTAACCTGAACGATTACGCGCAATGGTGGGCCTGGAAAACCGGTGCAAACTGGAAACATCCGCACGGCCCCGGCAGTGATATTAAGGGTAAAGATAACTACCCGGTAGTGCAGGTATCCTGGTATGATGCCGTAGCCTATAGCAAATGGGCCAACAAGCGCCTGCCAACCGAAGCCGAATGGGAACGCGCGGCCAGGGGCGGATTGGAAGATAAAGTGTACCCATGGGACAACGAAAAAATAAGCGAAGGGCAACCTAAGGCCAATACTTGGGAGGGAAGCTTTCCTTATAAAAATACTCGGCGCGATAAGTTTTATTACTTAGCCCCGGTAAGCTCTTTCAAACCTAATGGTTATGGTTTGTATGATATGGCCGGGAATGTTTGGGAGTGGTGTGCCGATCTGTACAACAATAACTATTACAAAACATTAGGTACAAACGGTGTGAAGAACCCCAGAGGCGCTTCAAAATCGTACGATCCGGATGAGCCTTATGCCATAAAACGCGTAGTACGCGGCGGATCATTTTTGTGTAACGATAGCTATTGCTCGGGTTACCGGGTATCGCGCCGCATGAAAACCACCGAAGATAGCGGGATGGAGCATTTAGGTTTCCGTTGTGTTAGTAACTAAATTAAATACCCCGAATTAAATAATTGACCTGCCTGCTGAACGCAAGGCACAAACAGAAAGGAACATGAAACGATAATATTTACCTACCGCAAATAAGGGAAAAGCATTGCTTTTCCCTCCGGATCAAAACAACGAAACAGGGATCGATTGGCGTTGAGCCTGTTTCATGGTGTCATTTTAATTAATCAAATCTATGCAAAATATTGCAAAGGCGGGAAAAGGCTATGCGTTGCCTTTTGCCCGGCAGGCAGCACCCTTTACGCTGCAAATTATTGAGGAAGCTTTTCATCCGCAGCAATTACACAGGCCGTT
The sequence above is a segment of the Mucilaginibacter celer genome. Coding sequences within it:
- a CDS encoding sterol desaturase family protein; translation: MIEQIKQVIDNLNGYGFSVLTLVLGVLEFSFGLYKKRWNTNEKWVDIACFTIPKLVVRPLVAYYSLLALPALLPTLKNTFDWVPFLWGCAIIAVADDLTQYWYHRLHHQVPWLWRFHRTHHSASYMGMAMASRQNIIYTLFFSQTYLTAALVYLGLGIPALVVKGIKGTITTLAHSSIPWDKPFYQYKILHPLAWILERTISTPATHHAHHAATTDDGVGYYKGNFGNMFFWWDIIFGTAHISRQYPKAYGISHYEGDQWYAQLAWPLFKSKVEGSELAADGPMVRDDVPLQPHQLYRPDPLVKIEEEPVDAQFELQPVKA
- a CDS encoding formylglycine-generating enzyme family protein, which codes for MKNIVLILFGAMFLAACGQHEKPVTVAAIAQVPGSKKKVCCESNLPNRFKTAGLSGAALTLPDTGSTHANHAGMVWVPAGTFRMGADNQQAEPDEYPKHDVSVDGFWIDKTEVTNAEFAKFIKATGYVTTAERKPDWNELKKQMPPGTEKPADSLLVPASLVFVPADHPVNLNDYAQWWAWKTGANWKHPHGPGSDIKGKDNYPVVQVSWYDAVAYSKWANKRLPTEAEWERAARGGLEDKVYPWDNEKISEGQPKANTWEGSFPYKNTRRDKFYYLAPVSSFKPNGYGLYDMAGNVWEWCADLYNNNYYKTLGTNGVKNPRGASKSYDPDEPYAIKRVVRGGSFLCNDSYCSGYRVSRRMKTTEDSGMEHLGFRCVSN